In a single window of the Gemmatimonadota bacterium genome:
- a CDS encoding NUDIX domain-containing protein, whose product MPLPKIGVAVIIERQGRVLLGLRRSASHGDGCWQFPGGHLEDGESVEECAAREALEETGLVISGPMLGPWTNDRFEAEGKHYVTLYVMAEASDGEPMVLEPTKCAEWRWFDWDALPEPLFLPIRNLLAGGFRRLR is encoded by the coding sequence ATGCCCCTCCCCAAAATTGGCGTCGCCGTCATCATCGAACGACAGGGCCGCGTCCTCCTCGGCCTCCGGCGTTCCGCGTCGCACGGCGACGGCTGCTGGCAGTTCCCGGGTGGGCATCTGGAGGACGGCGAGTCGGTGGAGGAATGCGCCGCACGTGAAGCATTGGAGGAGACCGGGCTCGTCATCTCGGGTCCCATGCTTGGGCCGTGGACCAACGATCGCTTCGAGGCCGAGGGGAAGCACTACGTCACGCTGTACGTGATGGCGGAGGCATCGGACGGGGAGCCCATGGTGCTGGAGCCGACCAAGTGCGCCGAGTGGCGGTGGTTCGACTGGGACGCGCTGCCGGAACCGCTCTTCCTGCCGATCCGGAACCTGCTGGCGGGGGGATTCCGCCGCCTGCGCTAG
- a CDS encoding alpha-L-fucosidase → MRRILLPLLLLVSRASAQHPQTYVPDPDPVARQKIAEWQDLKLGLLMHWGPYAQWGTVESWSICSEDVGWCRSRQRDSIGVYDTYKRAYEGLQTTFNPTQFDPERWAQAAKDAGMRYVVFTTKHHDGFSMWDTRQTDYRVTGAKTPFSLNPRADITKGVFDAFRAQGFLIGAYFSKPDWHSPDYWWPYYATPDRNPNYDIKKYPERWARFVAFTHAQIHELMSNYGRVDILWLDGGWVRPLADSTIRTAMNKPDYTFEHLQSQDIDIPRLVRESRALQPGLIVVDRDVPGPYQNYLTPEARVPATALPYPWEVPMPMANSWSYVVNDRYKSSHVLIQMLVDVVAKGGNLMLNIGPGPDGTWHDAAYDRLAALGAWMKVHQASIYGTKPLGQSLEGKFRFTQSKDGTGWVTYLPAEGEAMPRELTVTTLALPKGATITLLGANRTIPWVAAGSGFTMRIPAGVGAPNADAWVFRISKLR, encoded by the coding sequence ATGCGCCGCATCCTGCTGCCCTTGCTCCTGCTCGTCTCCCGCGCGTCGGCGCAGCATCCGCAGACGTACGTGCCCGACCCGGATCCGGTCGCGCGGCAGAAGATCGCCGAGTGGCAGGACCTGAAGCTCGGGCTGCTGATGCACTGGGGGCCGTATGCGCAGTGGGGGACGGTCGAGTCGTGGTCGATCTGTTCCGAGGATGTGGGGTGGTGCCGCAGTCGTCAGCGCGACTCGATCGGCGTGTATGACACCTACAAGCGTGCCTACGAGGGGCTGCAGACCACCTTCAATCCGACGCAGTTCGATCCCGAGCGATGGGCCCAGGCCGCCAAGGACGCCGGGATGCGCTACGTGGTCTTCACCACCAAGCACCACGACGGCTTCTCGATGTGGGACACGCGCCAGACCGACTACCGTGTCACCGGGGCGAAGACGCCGTTCTCGCTCAATCCGAGGGCGGACATCACCAAGGGGGTGTTCGATGCCTTCCGCGCGCAGGGCTTCCTGATCGGGGCCTACTTCTCGAAGCCGGACTGGCACTCGCCCGACTACTGGTGGCCCTACTATGCCACCCCGGACCGCAACCCCAACTACGACATCAAGAAGTACCCCGAGCGGTGGGCGCGCTTCGTGGCCTTCACGCACGCGCAGATCCACGAGCTGATGAGCAACTACGGCCGGGTCGACATCCTCTGGCTCGACGGCGGCTGGGTCCGGCCGCTCGCCGACTCGACGATCCGCACCGCAATGAACAAGCCCGACTACACCTTCGAACATCTGCAGAGTCAGGACATCGACATCCCGCGCCTGGTGCGGGAATCCCGCGCGCTCCAGCCGGGGTTGATCGTGGTCGATCGCGACGTCCCCGGGCCGTACCAGAACTACCTCACCCCCGAGGCGCGCGTCCCTGCCACGGCACTCCCCTATCCGTGGGAAGTGCCGATGCCGATGGCGAACAGCTGGTCGTACGTCGTGAACGACCGCTACAAGTCATCGCACGTGCTGATTCAGATGCTGGTGGATGTCGTGGCCAAGGGCGGCAACCTGATGCTCAACATCGGCCCCGGCCCCGACGGCACCTGGCACGATGCCGCCTACGACCGCCTCGCCGCGCTCGGTGCCTGGATGAAGGTCCATCAGGCGTCGATCTACGGCACCAAGCCGCTGGGCCAATCGTTGGAAGGGAAATTCCGATTCACGCAGTCGAAGGACGGCACCGGCTGGGTCACGTACCTCCCGGCCGAGGGCGAGGCGATGCCACGCGAGCTCACCGTCACCACGCTCGCCCTGCCCAAGGGGGCGACGATCACGCTGCTCGGCGCCAACCGAACCATCCCATGGGTGGCCGCAGGCAGCGGCTTCACGATGCGGATTCCGGCGGGCGTGGGTGCGCCGAATGCGGATGCGTGGGTGTTTCGGATCTCGAAGCTCCGTTGA
- a CDS encoding exo-alpha-sialidase has product MGLRFAAGWATGDACVAHTHTAFRLHGLVSLLLTVALPLASQGPAVDLEHKGDGYPVYRIPALVVTTKGTLIAAYDGRPSGADVPSNIAVLVRRSTDGGKHWNARQVVRADSAPFGFGDPSLLVDGRTGRIFLFYVASHQQGFFGAGPGVDDADPKVLHAEYSWSDDDGRSWQHRRITAAIKDPAWGGLFASSGAGIQLQHGPYAGRLIQQYVVRVRGGNYGASAYSDDHGLTWRMGSLVGPGVDENKTVELADGRVMLNSRAKGYRKVALSTDGGVSYGPLHDDSTLIDPANNGAILRLDPTAKANNARAHWLLFSNTAHPTQRTNLTLRLSCDDGTTWPASQVIDAGPSAYSTITMLDRNTVGVLYERGDYEWISFRRVDVRGMEKRCVK; this is encoded by the coding sequence ATGGGGCTGAGGTTCGCTGCAGGGTGGGCAACGGGCGACGCATGCGTCGCCCATACGCACACGGCGTTTCGATTGCATGGGCTCGTATCGCTCCTGTTGACTGTTGCGCTGCCACTTGCCTCCCAAGGCCCTGCGGTCGACCTCGAGCACAAGGGCGATGGCTATCCGGTCTACCGGATTCCGGCGCTCGTGGTCACCACCAAGGGAACCTTGATCGCCGCCTACGATGGTCGCCCCAGCGGGGCCGACGTGCCGAGCAACATCGCGGTGCTGGTGCGCCGGAGCACCGATGGCGGCAAGCACTGGAATGCCCGGCAGGTGGTGCGCGCCGACAGCGCGCCGTTCGGCTTCGGCGATCCATCGCTGCTGGTCGACGGACGAACCGGGCGGATCTTCCTCTTCTATGTGGCCTCGCACCAGCAGGGCTTCTTCGGCGCGGGGCCGGGGGTCGACGACGCCGACCCGAAGGTGCTCCACGCCGAGTACTCCTGGTCGGACGACGACGGCCGCAGCTGGCAGCATCGCCGGATCACCGCCGCGATCAAGGACCCGGCCTGGGGCGGTCTCTTCGCGTCGTCGGGGGCGGGGATCCAGCTGCAGCACGGCCCGTACGCTGGCCGCCTGATCCAGCAATACGTCGTCCGCGTTCGCGGCGGCAACTACGGCGCCTCGGCCTACAGCGACGACCACGGCCTCACATGGCGCATGGGCTCGCTGGTCGGCCCGGGCGTCGACGAGAACAAGACCGTCGAGCTCGCCGACGGCCGCGTGATGCTCAACAGCCGTGCCAAGGGATACCGGAAGGTCGCCCTCTCGACGGACGGTGGCGTCAGCTACGGCCCGCTGCACGACGACTCGACGCTCATCGACCCGGCCAACAACGGCGCCATCCTCCGCCTCGATCCGACGGCGAAGGCCAACAATGCGCGCGCCCACTGGCTGCTCTTCAGCAACACCGCCCACCCGACGCAGCGCACCAACCTGACCCTGCGCCTCTCCTGCGATGACGGCACCACGTGGCCCGCGTCGCAGGTGATCGACGCCGGTCCGTCCGCCTACTCCACGATCACCATGCTGGACCGAAACACTGTCGGCGTGCTGTACGAGCGTGGTGACTACGAGTGGATTTCGTTTCGGAGAGTGGATGTGCGGGGGATGGAGAAGCGGTGCGTGAAGTGA
- a CDS encoding GNAT family N-acetyltransferase codes for MIHPAPITLEGNGVRLEPLTMAHHDGLVAAAADGKLWDLWYTSVPTADETADYIQHAIDGTAAGHMLPWAVRNLETGAIVGSTRYHDIVAEIDRVEIGYTWYGASAQRSHVNTACKLLLLGHAFDTLGCAVVGLRTDNFNFRSQRAILALGAKLDGVLRHQMARRDGTVRDSHLYSILRSEWRDVKRHLELRLARWG; via the coding sequence ATGATCCACCCCGCCCCGATCACCCTCGAGGGGAACGGCGTCCGGCTCGAGCCGCTGACCATGGCGCACCATGACGGCCTTGTTGCGGCCGCCGCCGACGGCAAGCTCTGGGATCTGTGGTACACCTCGGTGCCGACCGCCGACGAAACCGCCGACTACATCCAGCACGCCATCGACGGGACCGCCGCGGGGCATATGCTGCCGTGGGCGGTGCGCAATCTGGAGACCGGCGCGATCGTCGGATCGACGCGCTATCACGACATCGTCGCCGAGATCGATCGTGTGGAGATCGGCTACACCTGGTATGGCGCCAGCGCACAGCGCAGCCACGTCAACACGGCGTGCAAGCTGCTCCTGCTCGGCCATGCCTTCGACACGCTCGGCTGTGCGGTCGTCGGGCTCCGGACCGACAACTTCAATTTTCGCTCGCAACGCGCCATTCTCGCGCTCGGCGCCAAGCTCGACGGTGTCCTTCGCCACCAGATGGCGCGCCGCGATGGCACCGTGCGCGACAGCCACCTCTACTCGATCCTCCGAAGCGAGTGGCGCGACGTGAAGCGGCATCTGGAGCTGCGGCTGGCGCGATGGGGCTGA
- a CDS encoding bifunctional (p)ppGpp synthetase/guanosine-3',5'-bis(diphosphate) 3'-pyrophosphohydrolase, with the protein MLNRCLGAAISTSADLLRAIAFAADKHRDQRRKDAEASPYVNHVIAVAELLARVGEITDQTVLVAAILHDTVEDTETTAQELADHFGTAVARIVAEVTDDKALPKEERKRLQIEHARDASPAAKLVKLGDKIVNVVDVTNQPPPTWSVERRLEYLAWAERVIAGCRGTNAALERMFDEVVVRGREKILQEAGAA; encoded by the coding sequence ATGCTCAACCGTTGTCTGGGGGCCGCCATCAGTACCTCTGCCGACCTGCTCCGCGCCATTGCCTTCGCCGCCGACAAGCACCGCGACCAGCGGCGCAAGGACGCGGAGGCCTCGCCGTATGTGAACCACGTGATCGCCGTGGCCGAGTTGCTGGCGCGGGTCGGCGAGATCACCGACCAGACGGTCCTGGTGGCCGCCATCCTCCACGACACGGTCGAGGACACCGAAACCACAGCGCAGGAACTCGCGGATCACTTCGGCACCGCCGTGGCGCGGATCGTGGCGGAGGTCACCGATGACAAGGCGCTGCCGAAGGAGGAGCGGAAGCGCTTGCAGATCGAGCACGCACGCGACGCCTCGCCGGCGGCCAAGCTGGTGAAGCTTGGCGACAAGATCGTCAACGTCGTCGACGTGACGAACCAGCCGCCGCCGACCTGGAGCGTGGAACGGCGGCTCGAGTACCTCGCCTGGGCCGAGCGGGTGATCGCCGGCTGCCGCGGCACCAACGCCGCGCTGGAACGGATGTTCGACGAGGTGGTGGTGCGCGGCCGCGAGAAGATCCTGCAGGAAGCCGGCGCCGCCTGA
- a CDS encoding zf-HC2 domain-containing protein — protein MTSHLDDGTIHELLDGEIPSAQLPPLQAHLASCAECRARLESAREMVDFSDELVELLDDPPVAAPVATVVTPLPTRSSPWIRQLAWAASIAVAVGAGWYARGDVQRVLPAVRVDSPIADAISAVPPTIVTAPPAAPERAAAPAPVVRGRQEESAKPAQELADRRNDVTAKSVSAEQQAVVGAAAPVPVAAPATMAPRAATGGGLALGAAEARRTAAPERANRSDLAPRDLVATKQLIDIARVDTISFVSAMEAMGGKLRLIDGLVPLRFEQGGGAVRVVYRLGEVEVQLVQSLVAGDVRLSLNGPPGFPTDSLAVLRRRVRE, from the coding sequence ATGACATCGCATCTTGATGACGGCACGATTCACGAACTGCTCGACGGCGAGATTCCGTCAGCGCAGCTGCCGCCGCTGCAGGCGCATCTCGCGTCGTGTGCCGAGTGTCGGGCTCGGCTCGAGTCTGCGCGCGAGATGGTGGACTTCAGTGACGAACTGGTCGAGTTGCTCGATGATCCGCCGGTGGCAGCGCCGGTTGCCACGGTCGTCACCCCACTGCCCACCCGATCGAGTCCGTGGATTCGTCAGCTGGCGTGGGCGGCCTCGATTGCCGTCGCAGTCGGCGCCGGCTGGTACGCACGCGGTGATGTGCAGCGGGTGCTGCCGGCGGTACGCGTCGACTCGCCGATCGCCGACGCGATCAGCGCGGTCCCGCCGACCATCGTGACGGCGCCACCGGCCGCGCCGGAGCGCGCCGCGGCACCGGCACCAGTGGTTCGTGGCCGCCAGGAAGAGTCGGCGAAGCCGGCCCAGGAGCTCGCCGATCGTCGGAACGACGTGACGGCGAAGTCGGTCTCGGCGGAACAGCAGGCAGTGGTCGGCGCTGCCGCACCGGTGCCGGTCGCCGCACCCGCCACGATGGCCCCGCGCGCCGCGACTGGAGGCGGGCTGGCATTGGGCGCCGCCGAAGCACGGCGCACCGCAGCGCCCGAACGCGCCAATCGCAGCGATCTCGCACCGCGGGACCTCGTGGCGACGAAGCAGTTGATCGACATCGCGCGGGTCGACACCATCTCCTTCGTTTCGGCGATGGAGGCGATGGGTGGCAAGCTCCGCCTGATCGACGGGCTCGTGCCGCTGCGATTCGAACAGGGCGGTGGCGCGGTGCGCGTCGTCTATCGATTGGGAGAGGTCGAGGTGCAGTTGGTGCAGTCGCTCGTCGCCGGGGACGTCCGGCTCTCGCTCAACGGGCCACCGGGGTTCCCGACCGATTCGCTGGCGGTACTGCGGCGGCGGGTGCGGGAGTAG
- a CDS encoding sigma-70 family RNA polymerase sigma factor — MTGPVGELFREYHASLVRMLTRRTGDVDRAEEIAQEVFARAVAAPPRNPRPWLFAVALNLVREEGRREVRQQRRLVLYKAEQPAAFEAPDDAMERGDRQALVRAALDQLSARDRDALLLKAEGFSYDDIAATLGLARGAVGTTLSRARQKLVEAYRAGEGRHDIAS; from the coding sequence ATGACCGGACCGGTGGGAGAGCTCTTCCGCGAGTACCACGCTTCACTCGTGCGCATGCTCACGCGGCGCACGGGTGACGTGGATCGCGCGGAGGAGATCGCGCAGGAAGTCTTTGCGCGCGCGGTGGCCGCCCCACCGCGCAACCCGCGGCCCTGGCTGTTTGCCGTCGCGCTCAACCTGGTGCGCGAAGAAGGACGCCGCGAAGTCCGGCAGCAGCGACGCCTGGTGCTTTACAAGGCGGAGCAGCCGGCGGCCTTCGAGGCGCCGGACGACGCCATGGAGCGCGGTGATCGGCAGGCGCTGGTGCGTGCGGCCCTCGACCAGCTCTCGGCGCGGGATCGCGACGCATTGCTGCTGAAGGCCGAGGGATTCAGCTACGACGACATTGCGGCCACGCTGGGACTGGCCCGGGGAGCGGTCGGCACGACGCTCTCCCGCGCCCGCCAGAAGCTGGTCGAAGCCTACCGCGCCGGGGAGGGACGCCATGACATCGCATCTTGA
- a CDS encoding VWA domain-containing protein, producing the protein MRPIIPQLLLALLPLAPLAAQGWIDERPVGPGPVRSSPAIERVGSTVRVTIDGRIARFEVEERFRNTGRGIAEGTYHYPMPGEALFTDFSLFQGEKELKGEMMPADQARGIYEGIVRQLKDPALITLVGHGLIRAQVFPIQPGETRTVILRYNQLLARDGDALHLRYAAGLRGDAPVAVRFDVAREAEYATPYSPTHPISQSRRDGTLRVTITPPVRGDVDLVLPFRRGLVGGTVLSHAVPGEDGYALLFLSPPPASDNAVVARDLTFVVDISGSMSGDKMEQARTALRQALGTLTARDRFRLIAFSSGVRPFRDGYTAATPANLRQAREFVDGLNATGGTNLQGALDAALAERADAERMSLIFFLTDGLPSVGENAPDKIAASAAGRIGRHRIFTFGVGHDVNTYLLDRLAVEGRGSATYVAPGADVGDAVGGVMSKLSRPALSDLRIVSAPVRFLDQAPAVLPDLFYGEEFVVLARYRGTGDGPVVIEGTRDGRRERFSLAGHFDRQSSANDYIAPLWAGRRIGELSRQIRLEGSSPELIAQVRDLGLRYGILTEYTSYLVQEPGVVAVGGGRPVLPAAPAGAAEARRMTGERAFESARSDAAMAKSNTLADARDQVATRQLIGGAVGRTESAATRRLAGRIFAKRGGIWTDASHHDSLKVTTIAPFSPAWFALAKARPALAEALGLDAPVILAGRRVSVKVAEGGLTTWSAGALDRFLTEFDGR; encoded by the coding sequence ATGCGACCCATCATTCCGCAGCTCCTGCTTGCCCTCCTCCCGCTGGCGCCGCTCGCCGCCCAGGGGTGGATCGATGAACGCCCCGTGGGCCCAGGCCCTGTCCGCTCCTCCCCCGCCATCGAACGTGTCGGTTCCACGGTCCGCGTGACCATCGACGGCCGGATCGCCCGCTTCGAAGTGGAGGAACGCTTCCGGAACACCGGTCGCGGCATCGCCGAGGGCACATACCACTATCCGATGCCCGGCGAGGCGCTCTTCACCGACTTCTCCCTCTTTCAGGGCGAGAAGGAGCTCAAGGGGGAGATGATGCCCGCCGACCAGGCGCGCGGCATCTACGAAGGGATCGTGCGTCAGCTCAAGGATCCCGCGCTGATCACCCTGGTCGGTCACGGCCTGATCCGCGCGCAGGTCTTCCCGATCCAGCCCGGCGAGACCCGCACCGTCATCCTCCGCTACAACCAGCTCCTGGCCCGCGACGGCGATGCGCTGCACCTCCGCTATGCCGCCGGGCTGCGCGGTGATGCGCCGGTGGCGGTGCGCTTCGACGTGGCACGAGAAGCCGAGTACGCCACGCCCTACTCGCCGACCCATCCGATCTCCCAGAGCCGCCGGGACGGCACGCTGCGCGTCACCATCACGCCACCGGTGCGCGGCGACGTCGACCTCGTGCTGCCGTTCCGCCGTGGCCTCGTCGGTGGCACCGTGCTGTCTCACGCCGTGCCGGGTGAGGATGGCTATGCCCTCCTCTTCCTCTCGCCGCCGCCGGCCAGTGACAACGCCGTCGTCGCCCGTGACTTGACCTTCGTGGTCGACATCTCCGGTTCGATGAGTGGCGACAAGATGGAGCAGGCGCGCACCGCGCTGCGCCAGGCCCTCGGCACGCTCACCGCGCGCGACCGCTTTCGATTGATTGCCTTCAGCAGCGGCGTCCGTCCCTTCCGTGACGGCTACACCGCCGCGACGCCCGCGAACCTCCGCCAGGCGCGCGAGTTCGTCGACGGCCTCAACGCGACCGGCGGCACCAACCTGCAGGGCGCGCTCGACGCCGCACTCGCCGAGCGTGCCGACGCGGAGCGGATGTCGCTGATCTTCTTCCTCACCGATGGCCTGCCGTCGGTCGGCGAGAATGCCCCCGACAAGATCGCCGCGAGTGCCGCAGGGCGGATCGGTCGGCATCGGATCTTCACCTTCGGCGTCGGGCACGACGTCAACACCTACCTGCTCGACCGGCTCGCCGTCGAAGGCCGCGGCTCGGCCACCTATGTCGCGCCGGGTGCCGACGTCGGCGATGCCGTCGGTGGCGTGATGAGCAAGCTGTCGCGCCCCGCGCTCTCCGATCTCCGCATCGTGAGTGCACCGGTCCGCTTCCTCGACCAGGCGCCGGCCGTGCTCCCCGACCTCTTCTACGGCGAAGAGTTCGTGGTGCTGGCACGCTACCGCGGCACCGGCGATGGTCCGGTCGTGATCGAGGGAACGCGCGATGGTCGCCGGGAGCGATTCAGTCTCGCCGGGCACTTCGATCGGCAGTCGTCGGCGAACGACTACATCGCCCCGCTCTGGGCCGGGCGCCGGATCGGTGAACTGAGCCGGCAGATCCGCCTCGAAGGGTCGTCGCCCGAGCTGATCGCGCAGGTCCGTGACCTCGGCCTCCGCTACGGCATCCTGACCGAGTACACCTCGTATCTGGTGCAGGAACCCGGCGTGGTCGCGGTGGGTGGTGGTCGCCCGGTCCTTCCGGCAGCACCCGCTGGTGCCGCCGAGGCCCGACGGATGACCGGGGAGCGCGCCTTCGAGAGTGCCCGCAGCGATGCCGCGATGGCGAAGAGCAACACCCTCGCCGATGCGCGAGACCAGGTCGCCACGCGGCAGCTGATCGGGGGGGCGGTGGGACGCACCGAGTCGGCCGCCACCCGTCGGCTCGCCGGACGTATCTTTGCCAAGCGGGGCGGCATCTGGACCGACGCGAGCCATCACGACTCGCTGAAGGTCACGACGATTGCTCCCTTCTCCCCCGCCTGGTTCGCGCTGGCGAAGGCGCGCCCGGCGTTGGCCGAGGCACTCGGCCTCGACGCCCCGGTGATCCTGGCCGGTCGGCGAGTCTCGGTGAAGGTCGCCGAGGGTGGACTCACCACGTGGAGCGCCGGTGCGCTCGACCGCTTCCTGACGGAGTTTGACGGCCGATGA
- a CDS encoding N-acetyltransferase: MEIRFTESGHRGTFTAHDGDVIAGKLVTSRMNASHLIIEHTEVAPSHAGTGLGKALVAAAVDWARANHQRFLPLCPFARAIFDRTPAYNDVRQGG; the protein is encoded by the coding sequence ATGGAGATCCGCTTCACCGAGTCCGGCCATCGCGGCACCTTCACGGCACACGACGGCGACGTGATCGCCGGCAAGCTGGTCACCTCGCGGATGAACGCCTCGCACCTGATCATCGAGCACACCGAGGTCGCGCCGAGCCATGCCGGCACCGGCCTCGGCAAGGCGCTGGTGGCGGCCGCCGTCGACTGGGCGCGCGCCAACCACCAGCGCTTCCTGCCGCTCTGCCCCTTCGCGAGGGCGATCTTTGATCGGACGCCCGCCTACAACGACGTCCGGCAGGGGGGATAG
- a CDS encoding CsbD family protein, protein MNKDIIAGNWKQLRGKVQQRWGKLTNDDLDVIAGKKEQLVGKIQEHYGEAKEDVERDVDAMWDSADDELKS, encoded by the coding sequence ATGAACAAGGACATCATCGCCGGCAACTGGAAGCAGCTGCGCGGCAAGGTACAGCAGCGCTGGGGCAAGTTGACCAACGACGACCTCGATGTGATCGCCGGCAAGAAGGAGCAGCTGGTCGGCAAGATCCAGGAACATTACGGCGAAGCGAAGGAAGACGTCGAGCGCGACGTGGATGCGATGTGGGACTCCGCGGACGACGAGCTCAAGTCCTAG